A region of Bacillus cabrialesii DNA encodes the following proteins:
- a CDS encoding vWA domain-containing protein has product MATIDLQKKSVKIVLEKKQLTKVTARVGLVLDITGSMRTLYKNGTVQNVVERILAVADQFDDNGLLDVWVYDNEFSRLKPVSEKDFSGYVDREILNNDRLHKFGRNDEPPVMKDVLRKYVAEEPSLYPAFIVFINDGGCKKSIKPIIKASSDKPVFWQFVGIGNGNFDFLNQLDTLEGRVVDNTNFLHIEEIDRISNDELYDALLTEFPFWLKKAREKGIVREQEPPAEKPKKKGFFSRLFSK; this is encoded by the coding sequence ATGGCAACAATCGACCTGCAAAAGAAAAGCGTAAAGATCGTACTGGAGAAAAAGCAATTAACGAAGGTGACGGCTCGTGTCGGACTGGTGCTTGATATTACGGGTTCAATGAGAACGCTCTACAAAAACGGAACGGTTCAAAACGTGGTGGAGCGGATTTTGGCAGTGGCTGATCAATTTGATGATAACGGCTTGCTGGATGTATGGGTGTATGATAACGAATTCTCCCGATTAAAGCCAGTTTCTGAAAAGGATTTTTCAGGCTATGTCGATCGTGAAATTTTGAATAATGACCGCTTGCATAAATTCGGCAGAAATGATGAGCCGCCGGTCATGAAAGACGTGCTGCGCAAATATGTTGCGGAGGAACCAAGTTTATATCCCGCATTCATCGTATTTATCAATGACGGGGGCTGTAAGAAGTCGATCAAACCGATCATTAAAGCTTCCTCTGATAAACCGGTGTTCTGGCAGTTTGTCGGCATCGGAAACGGAAACTTCGATTTTCTTAATCAACTGGATACGTTAGAAGGGCGTGTCGTTGATAATACGAACTTCCTTCATATCGAAGAGATTGACCGCATTTCTAATGATGAGCTTTATGACGCCCTGCTTACTGAATTTCCATTTTGGCTGAAAAAAGCGCGGGAAAAAGGAATTGTAAGAGAACAAGAACCTCCTGCTGAAAAGCCGAAAAAGAAGGGCTTTTTCAGCCGCTTGTTTTCGAAATGA
- a CDS encoding ABC transporter ATP-binding protein — protein MTYIVQTNGLTKTYEGKEVVSNVSMHIKKGEIYGFLGPNGAGKTTIMKMLTSLVKPTSGEISILGNKLTHTSYEVLGSIGSMIEYPIFYENLTAEENLDLHCEYMGYHNKKAIQEVLDMVNLKQIDKKPVKTFSLGMKQRLGIARAILTKPDLLILDEPVNGLDPIGIKKIRQLFQVLSKEYGMTLLISSHLLGEIEQIADTIGVIRDGRLLEEVSMEAVRGQNTEYIELVTPNQTRACFVLEKELRLTNFKILNEKTIRIYEAEASQAAISKALILNDVDIESMNKKYTSLEDYFISLINGNSISA, from the coding sequence TTGACTTATATCGTACAAACAAACGGACTGACCAAAACGTATGAGGGCAAAGAAGTCGTCTCCAATGTCAGCATGCATATTAAGAAAGGCGAAATCTATGGCTTTCTCGGCCCGAACGGAGCAGGGAAAACAACCATTATGAAAATGCTGACGAGCCTTGTCAAACCGACAAGCGGTGAAATCAGCATCCTAGGGAATAAGCTCACCCACACATCATACGAGGTGCTGGGGAGCATCGGCAGCATGATTGAATATCCGATTTTCTATGAAAACCTGACAGCTGAAGAAAATTTAGATCTGCATTGTGAATATATGGGGTACCACAATAAAAAAGCCATTCAAGAAGTGCTGGATATGGTGAATTTAAAACAAATCGACAAGAAGCCTGTCAAAACATTTTCGCTCGGTATGAAGCAGCGCCTTGGAATTGCGCGTGCCATTCTCACGAAGCCGGATCTGCTTATTTTGGATGAGCCGGTGAATGGGCTTGATCCGATTGGCATTAAAAAGATCAGGCAATTGTTTCAAGTGCTGAGCAAAGAGTACGGGATGACGCTGCTAATCTCAAGCCACTTGCTGGGTGAAATCGAACAAATCGCGGACACAATCGGCGTCATTCGGGACGGCAGGCTGCTTGAAGAGGTGTCAATGGAAGCTGTCAGAGGCCAGAACACTGAATACATCGAGCTTGTCACGCCGAATCAGACAAGGGCCTGCTTTGTGCTTGAGAAAGAGCTGCGATTAACCAACTTTAAAATCCTAAACGAGAAAACGATCCGTATTTACGAGGCTGAAGCCTCTCAGGCTGCCATATCTAAAGCGCTGATTTTAAATGATGTAGACATTGAATCAATGAACAAAAAGTATACGTCGCTGGAGGATTATTTTATCAGCTTGATCAACGGCAATAGCATCAGTGCGTGA
- the pcp gene encoding pyroglutamyl-peptidase I, with translation MRKKVLITGFDPFDKETVNPSWEAAKQLNGFETDEAIITAEQIPTVFKTALDTLRQAIQKHQPDIVICVGQAGGRMQITPERVAINLADARIPDNEGHQPIDEEISPGGPAAYWTRLPVKRITEKMKENGIPAAVSYTAGTFVCNYLFYGLMDHISRTSPHIRGGFIHIPFIPEQTIDKTAPSLSLDTIVRALRLVAVTAAQYEEDVKSPGGTLH, from the coding sequence ATGAGGAAAAAAGTGCTGATCACAGGCTTTGATCCTTTTGACAAAGAAACCGTCAATCCATCATGGGAAGCTGCGAAACAGCTTAATGGCTTCGAGACGGATGAAGCCATCATTACAGCAGAACAAATTCCGACTGTCTTTAAAACCGCTCTGGACACTCTGCGGCAAGCCATTCAAAAGCATCAGCCGGATATCGTGATCTGTGTCGGCCAAGCCGGAGGGCGGATGCAGATCACGCCGGAACGTGTGGCGATCAACCTTGCAGACGCACGCATCCCCGATAATGAAGGACATCAGCCGATTGATGAAGAGATTTCTCCAGGAGGGCCCGCTGCTTACTGGACGAGACTTCCCGTGAAACGAATAACTGAAAAAATGAAGGAAAACGGCATTCCAGCCGCGGTTTCCTATACAGCTGGCACATTTGTATGCAACTATTTGTTCTACGGATTAATGGATCACATTAGCCGGACATCTCCGCACATCCGCGGCGGATTTATCCATATTCCTTTCATACCTGAGCAGACCATCGACAAAACAGCGCCGAGCCTCAGCTTAGACACGATTGTCCGGGCATTGAGGCTCGTCGCTGTTACCGCCGCACAATATGAGGAGGATGTGAAATCACCGGGCGGTACGCTGCACTAA
- a CDS encoding serpin family protein translates to MKGKMFTTLMLMCMLAGGGCKPVEESAASVQSPDPPDSAKNKVYDMDEDFIEAERIFGTELFQNMSDKDGLTDNLLISPYSLQQVLMMTANGADRDTLKEIKAALYLSDIHDHAINESSFALMKRFESLSEGDLRTANAIWSKLEAKPDFKQTIKQFFLGSVFQMNDNIQAAKNSINQWTAHQTKGHIDDIADHLSPEAVSLLVNAVYFQEKWALPFDRHVTAEEHFFLPGGSAKKLLMMKQTARLEYLENELFQAVKLPYEDQHLSFTLFLPKKKPDSFMSLFTNQNIKAWDSAFQPKTVKLSLPRFALKGKYNAKHVLQDMGMKSVFSEADFSRMFTEGRGVSIDDVNHHTFIKVDESGTEAAAASSAEIVESALAPGVTLTANRPFFFVITDEQTTSLLFLGFVANPNE, encoded by the coding sequence ATGAAAGGGAAAATGTTCACCACATTGATGCTGATGTGTATGCTTGCCGGAGGCGGATGCAAACCAGTTGAAGAATCGGCAGCCTCTGTTCAATCACCTGATCCGCCTGATTCTGCCAAAAACAAAGTTTATGACATGGATGAGGATTTTATTGAAGCGGAGCGTATATTCGGAACCGAGTTGTTTCAAAACATGTCCGATAAAGACGGATTAACGGACAATCTGCTGATCTCCCCATACAGCTTGCAGCAAGTGCTGATGATGACTGCAAATGGAGCGGATCGAGATACATTAAAAGAAATAAAAGCTGCTCTATATTTGTCGGACATTCATGACCATGCCATAAATGAGTCATCGTTCGCGCTCATGAAAAGGTTTGAGTCTTTGTCTGAAGGGGATCTCCGGACAGCTAATGCCATATGGTCAAAGCTTGAGGCAAAACCAGATTTTAAACAAACGATTAAACAATTCTTCCTAGGCAGTGTCTTTCAAATGAATGACAATATTCAGGCCGCAAAGAACTCGATCAATCAGTGGACGGCTCACCAAACAAAAGGGCATATTGACGACATAGCGGATCATCTTTCTCCGGAAGCTGTTTCTCTTTTGGTAAACGCCGTCTACTTTCAAGAAAAGTGGGCGCTGCCGTTTGACAGGCATGTGACCGCTGAGGAGCATTTTTTTCTGCCTGGCGGATCGGCCAAAAAGCTGCTTATGATGAAGCAGACTGCACGCCTCGAATACCTAGAAAATGAACTGTTTCAAGCAGTAAAGCTTCCATATGAAGATCAACATCTTTCTTTCACTTTATTTCTGCCGAAGAAAAAGCCGGATTCATTCATGTCTCTCTTTACAAATCAAAATATAAAAGCATGGGACAGCGCATTTCAGCCAAAAACAGTGAAGCTGAGTCTGCCCCGTTTTGCGCTGAAAGGAAAGTATAACGCAAAACATGTTCTTCAAGATATGGGGATGAAATCCGTCTTTTCTGAAGCTGACTTTTCCAGAATGTTTACTGAAGGCCGCGGTGTTTCAATCGATGATGTGAATCACCATACATTTATCAAGGTGGATGAATCAGGAACCGAGGCTGCGGCCGCTTCGTCAGCGGAAATTGTTGAGTCCGCACTTGCGCCGGGGGTTACCTTAACTGCCAACCGCCCGTTTTTCTTTGTTATCACAGATGAACAAACAACAAGCCTTTTGTTTTTAGGCTTTGTCGCAAATCCGAATGAATAA
- the lmr(B) gene encoding lincomycin efflux MFS transporter Lmr(B), producing the protein METAAKASQQYKVMPIMISLLLAGFIGMFSETALNIALTDLMKELNITAATVQWLTTGYLLVLGILVPVSGLLLQWFTTRQLFTVSLIFSILGTLIAALAPSFPFLLAARIVQALGTGLLLPLMFNTILVIFPPHKRGAAMGTIGLVIMFAPAIGPTFSGLVLEHLNWHWIFWISLPFLVLALVFGMAYMQNVSDITKPKIDVLSIILSTIGFGGIVFGFSNAGEGSGGWSSPTVIVSMVVGVVGLILFSIRQLTMKQPMMNLRAFRYPMFILGVIMVFICMMVILSSMLLLPMYLQGGLVLTAFASGLILLPGGILNGFMSPVTGRLFDKYGPKWLVIPGFVIVTVVLWLFSNVTTASTAVLIIILHTCLMIGISMIMMPAQTNGLNQLPPEFYPDGTAIMNTLQQMAGAIGTAVAVSIMAAGQHDYMSTVKNPADPSVIPQALTAGVQHAFVFAMIVAIIGLIGAFFLKRVKVDH; encoded by the coding sequence TTGGAAACAGCAGCTAAAGCATCTCAGCAATACAAAGTGATGCCGATTATGATTTCCTTGCTGTTGGCCGGTTTTATCGGCATGTTCAGTGAAACAGCGCTGAACATCGCGTTAACCGATCTTATGAAGGAATTGAACATAACAGCGGCAACGGTTCAATGGTTAACGACGGGCTACCTGCTTGTGCTCGGTATCCTCGTTCCTGTATCAGGACTGCTATTGCAGTGGTTTACAACAAGACAGCTTTTTACCGTGTCACTGATCTTTTCAATTTTAGGGACGTTGATCGCGGCGCTTGCGCCAAGCTTCCCGTTTTTATTAGCGGCGAGGATCGTTCAAGCACTCGGAACCGGTCTTTTACTCCCGCTGATGTTTAACACGATCTTGGTGATTTTCCCGCCTCATAAACGGGGCGCGGCGATGGGAACGATCGGGCTTGTCATTATGTTCGCGCCCGCTATCGGACCGACGTTCTCCGGATTGGTTCTGGAGCATCTCAACTGGCACTGGATTTTCTGGATTTCTCTTCCGTTCCTTGTGCTGGCGCTTGTTTTCGGCATGGCATACATGCAAAATGTATCTGACATTACAAAACCGAAAATTGATGTTTTATCTATTATCCTGTCGACGATTGGCTTCGGCGGCATTGTGTTCGGATTCAGCAACGCGGGTGAAGGCTCCGGCGGATGGTCCAGCCCGACTGTGATCGTCTCAATGGTCGTCGGCGTTGTCGGTCTTATTCTATTTTCAATCCGCCAGCTGACGATGAAGCAGCCGATGATGAACCTCCGCGCATTCAGATACCCGATGTTTATTTTGGGTGTGATTATGGTGTTCATTTGCATGATGGTCATCCTGTCATCTATGCTGCTTCTGCCGATGTATCTGCAAGGCGGTTTAGTTCTGACGGCATTTGCTTCTGGCCTTATTCTCTTGCCGGGCGGCATTTTAAACGGATTTATGTCCCCTGTTACAGGCCGTCTGTTTGACAAGTACGGACCGAAATGGCTTGTCATTCCGGGATTTGTGATTGTCACTGTTGTCCTTTGGCTCTTCTCAAACGTCACGACCGCTTCAACGGCTGTGCTGATTATTATCCTGCACACCTGCTTGATGATCGGGATCTCTATGATTATGATGCCTGCGCAGACAAACGGTTTAAATCAGCTGCCGCCCGAGTTTTATCCAGACGGCACCGCTATCATGAACACGCTGCAGCAAATGGCGGGCGCTATCGGAACAGCGGTTGCGGTCAGCATTATGGCTGCAGGCCAGCATGATTATATGAGCACAGTCAAAAACCCCGCCGACCCGTCAGTCATCCCGCAGGCTTTGACAGCGGGCGTTCAGCACGCGTTTGTGTTTGCGATGATTGTTGCGATTATCGGTTTAATTGGCGCTTTCTTTTTGAAGCGGGTTAAGGTCGATCATTAA
- the cwlJ gene encoding cell wall hydrolase CwlJ, with amino-acid sequence MAVVRATSADVDLMARLLRAEAEGEGKQGMLLVGNVGVNRLRANCSDFKGLRTIRQMIFQPHAFEAVTHGYFYQRARDSERALARRSINGERRWPAKFSLWYFRPEGNCPAQWYNQPLVARFKSHCFYQPTAETCENVYNTF; translated from the coding sequence ATGGCGGTCGTGAGAGCTACGAGTGCGGATGTCGATTTGATGGCAAGGCTGCTCAGAGCGGAAGCGGAAGGTGAAGGAAAGCAGGGGATGCTGCTTGTCGGCAACGTGGGAGTGAATCGGCTGCGGGCGAATTGCTCAGATTTTAAAGGCCTCCGCACCATCAGGCAGATGATTTTTCAGCCGCACGCGTTTGAGGCTGTGACTCATGGATATTTTTATCAAAGAGCTCGCGATAGCGAGCGTGCCCTTGCACGCCGGTCGATTAATGGTGAAAGGCGCTGGCCTGCAAAATTTAGTTTATGGTATTTCAGGCCGGAGGGAAACTGTCCGGCCCAGTGGTATAATCAGCCTTTGGTGGCCAGATTCAAGTCGCATTGCTTCTATCAGCCGACGGCGGAAACGTGTGAAAATGTTTATAACACATTTTAG
- the phoD gene encoding alkaline phosphatase PhoD, with product MAHDNRFDEWVQKLKEESFQNNTFDRRKFIQGAGKIAGLSLGLTIAQSVGAFEVNAAPKFSSYPFTLGVASGDPLSDSVVLWTRLAPDPLNGGGMPKQAVPVKWEVAKDEHFRKIVRKGTEMAKPSLAHSVHVEADGLEPNKVYYYRFKTGHELSPVGKTKTLPAPGANVPQMTFAFASCQQYEHGYYTAYKHMAKEKLDLVFHLGDYIYEYGPNEYVSKTGNVRTHSSAEIITLQDYRNRHAQYRSDANLKAAHAAFPWVVTWDDHEVENNYANKIPEKGQSVEAFVLRRAAAYQAYYEHMPLRISSLPNGPDMQLYRHFTYGNLASFNVLDTRQYRDDQANNDGNKPPSDESRNPNRTLLGKEQEQWLFNNLSSSTAHWNVLAQQIFFAKWNFGTSASPIYSMDSWDGYPAQRERVVNFIKSKNLNNVVVLTGDVHASWASNLHVDFEKTSSKIFGAEFVGTSISSGGNGADKRADTDQILKENPHIKFFNDYRGYVRCTVTPHQWKADYRVIPFVTEPGAAISTRASFVYQKDQTGLRKVSSTTIQGGVKQSNEVEEDRFFAHNKAHEKQMIKKRAKITN from the coding sequence ATGGCACACGACAATCGTTTTGATGAATGGGTACAGAAACTGAAAGAGGAAAGCTTTCAAAACAATACGTTTGACCGCCGCAAATTTATTCAAGGAGCGGGGAAGATTGCAGGACTTTCTCTTGGATTGACCATTGCTCAGTCAGTTGGGGCATTTGAAGTAAATGCCGCGCCAAAGTTCTCGAGCTATCCATTTACATTGGGGGTCGCATCGGGTGATCCGCTTTCTGACAGTGTTGTGCTGTGGACGCGCCTGGCGCCAGATCCACTGAACGGCGGGGGAATGCCTAAACAAGCGGTGCCTGTCAAATGGGAGGTCGCAAAGGATGAGCATTTCCGCAAGATCGTGAGAAAGGGCACTGAAATGGCCAAGCCAAGTCTCGCCCACTCTGTTCACGTCGAAGCGGATGGGCTTGAGCCGAACAAAGTGTACTATTACCGCTTCAAAACCGGACATGAACTAAGCCCTGTCGGAAAAACAAAAACATTGCCAGCCCCTGGCGCCAACGTGCCGCAAATGACCTTTGCCTTCGCTTCCTGCCAGCAATATGAGCATGGATATTATACGGCCTACAAGCATATGGCGAAGGAAAAGCTTGATCTTGTTTTCCATCTCGGTGATTACATATATGAATACGGCCCAAATGAGTATGTATCAAAAACAGGAAATGTGCGCACGCACAGCAGCGCGGAAATCATTACGCTCCAAGACTATCGGAACCGCCATGCCCAATACCGTTCTGACGCCAACCTAAAAGCAGCACATGCGGCGTTCCCTTGGGTTGTGACGTGGGATGACCATGAAGTCGAAAATAACTATGCCAATAAAATACCGGAAAAAGGACAGTCCGTTGAAGCCTTCGTGCTCCGCCGCGCAGCTGCGTATCAGGCGTACTATGAACATATGCCGCTCCGCATCTCCTCTCTGCCGAATGGCCCGGATATGCAGCTGTACCGGCACTTTACGTATGGCAACCTGGCGTCCTTCAATGTCCTTGATACCCGCCAGTACAGGGATGATCAAGCCAATAACGACGGCAATAAGCCGCCTTCTGATGAATCGCGCAATCCGAATCGGACCCTGTTAGGAAAAGAACAGGAGCAGTGGCTTTTCAACAATTTGAGCAGCTCGACCGCCCACTGGAATGTGCTGGCGCAGCAAATTTTCTTTGCGAAGTGGAATTTTGGGACAAGCGCAAGCCCGATCTACAGTATGGATTCGTGGGATGGCTATCCGGCTCAGCGCGAGCGGGTCGTCAATTTCATTAAAAGCAAAAATCTGAATAACGTTGTCGTGCTGACAGGAGATGTACATGCAAGCTGGGCATCGAATCTGCACGTCGACTTTGAGAAGACAAGCTCAAAAATCTTCGGGGCTGAATTTGTCGGCACCTCAATCTCATCCGGAGGAAACGGCGCGGATAAGCGGGCGGATACAGATCAAATTTTAAAAGAAAATCCGCACATCAAGTTCTTTAACGACTATCGCGGATATGTCCGCTGTACAGTGACGCCTCACCAGTGGAAAGCCGATTATCGGGTGATACCGTTTGTGACAGAGCCGGGCGCAGCCATTTCAACACGGGCTTCATTCGTCTACCAGAAAGACCAAACCGGGTTGAGAAAGGTGTCATCCACAACGATCCAAGGCGGGGTGAAGCAATCTAACGAGGTCGAAGAGGATCGTTTCTTTGCGCACAACAAAGCACACGAAAAACAAATGATTAAGAAACGGGCAAAAATCACGAATTAA
- a CDS encoding aminotransferase class V-fold PLP-dependent enzyme — MEHLPQQYRQLFPTVQTHTMLASCSQSALAEPVSRAIKDYHDSLLLMGTNWNEAIEKTESARNEFAQLIGAEPDEIAIVPSVSDALVSVASSLSVFRKKHVVYTEMDFPTVSHVWQALSDYNVSVIPSIDGGLPLEQYETHITDETVLTCVPHVHYRDGFVQDVKAIAEISKRKGSLLFVDAYQSAGHIPIDVREWGVDMLAAGTRKYLLGISGMAFLYVRKELSDALKPKASAWFGRESGFDAPYAKGARRFQTGTPAFISVYAASAALSLLNHIGVSRIRDHVKTICSDACQYAAEKGLQLAAQTGRQPGMVAIRDERASETAVLLRKKKVICAPRDTAIRLAPHFYNTKDELRHAIDEIAAVFAAR, encoded by the coding sequence ATGGAGCATTTGCCGCAGCAGTATCGTCAGCTGTTCCCAACCGTGCAGACACATACGATGCTTGCCAGCTGTTCACAGAGCGCGTTGGCAGAGCCTGTATCGAGGGCGATCAAAGACTATCATGACAGCCTGCTGCTTATGGGGACAAACTGGAATGAAGCGATCGAAAAAACAGAGAGTGCGAGAAACGAGTTTGCTCAGCTGATAGGTGCTGAACCGGATGAAATTGCGATTGTGCCGTCAGTTTCTGATGCGCTGGTTTCTGTGGCATCGTCCTTATCTGTTTTTAGAAAGAAGCATGTTGTGTATACGGAGATGGACTTTCCGACTGTATCTCATGTTTGGCAGGCACTATCTGACTATAATGTATCTGTCATTCCATCAATAGACGGAGGACTGCCGCTCGAACAATATGAGACGCATATAACGGATGAAACAGTGCTGACGTGTGTTCCGCACGTTCATTATCGTGACGGTTTTGTTCAGGATGTAAAAGCGATCGCTGAGATTTCTAAGAGAAAGGGTTCTTTGTTGTTTGTGGATGCCTATCAATCAGCGGGGCACATTCCCATTGATGTAAGGGAGTGGGGAGTTGATATGCTGGCGGCGGGCACCCGGAAGTATTTGCTTGGCATATCAGGTATGGCGTTTCTTTATGTGAGAAAGGAACTGTCGGATGCGCTTAAACCGAAAGCATCAGCTTGGTTCGGTAGGGAGAGCGGGTTTGATGCGCCGTATGCGAAAGGCGCGCGGCGGTTTCAAACCGGCACCCCTGCATTTATCAGTGTATACGCGGCGTCAGCGGCTTTATCACTGCTGAATCATATCGGGGTCTCTCGTATACGGGATCATGTGAAAACGATCTGTTCAGATGCATGTCAATATGCTGCTGAAAAAGGCTTGCAGCTGGCGGCACAAACGGGGCGTCAGCCGGGCATGGTTGCGATTCGGGATGAGCGGGCATCGGAAACGGCGGTGCTGCTGAGAAAGAAAAAAGTGATTTGCGCGCCGCGGGACACTGCCATCCGTCTCGCTCCCCACTTTTATAACACGAAGGATGAACTGCGTCATGCCATTGATGAAATCGCAGCGGTTTTCGCCGCACGCTGA
- the tatAD gene encoding sec-independent protein translocase protein TatAD — protein MFSNIGIPGLILIFVIALIIFGPSKLPEIGRAAGRTLLEFKSATKSLVSGDEKEEKSAELTAVKQDKNAG, from the coding sequence ATGTTTTCAAACATTGGAATACCGGGCTTGATTCTGATCTTCGTCATCGCCCTCATTATTTTTGGCCCTTCAAAGCTGCCGGAAATCGGACGAGCCGCCGGACGGACACTGCTGGAATTTAAAAGCGCCACAAAATCACTTGTGTCTGGTGATGAAAAAGAAGAAAAATCAGCTGAGCTGACAGCGGTGAAGCAGGACAAAAACGCGGGCTGA
- a CDS encoding YndM family protein — protein sequence MTHVKALAIKGIMTIIVLYLVLGLGFGFTFGDTLLMTIVLGVISYLLGDLYVLPRWNNMIATLADFGLAFLVIWLMGMPLSMGMTGGEVALAALFGAIAMAIGEYCFHFYMMSKEIGKKHYLETRTDS from the coding sequence ATGACCCATGTGAAAGCGCTCGCGATTAAAGGTATTATGACGATTATTGTGTTGTATCTAGTGCTTGGTCTGGGCTTTGGTTTCACGTTTGGTGATACGCTCTTAATGACGATTGTGTTAGGGGTTATTTCCTATTTGCTGGGCGATCTTTATGTATTGCCGAGATGGAATAATATGATTGCTACTTTAGCTGATTTCGGTCTAGCCTTTCTCGTCATTTGGCTGATGGGCATGCCGCTTTCTATGGGGATGACTGGCGGTGAAGTTGCTTTGGCGGCTTTATTCGGCGCGATCGCCATGGCAATCGGTGAATATTGCTTCCACTTTTATATGATGAGCAAAGAGATTGGCAAGAAGCATTATCTTGAAACAAGAACAGATTCATAG
- the tatC gene encoding twin-arginine translocase subunit TatC, with product MDKKETHLIGHLEELRRRMIITLAAFLLFLITAFLFVQDIYDWLIRDLDGKLAVLGPSEILWVYMMLAGICAIAASIPVAAYQLWRFVAPALTKTERKVTLMYIPGLFALFLAGISFGYFVLFPIVLSFLTHLSSGHFETMFTADRYFRFMVNLSLPFGFLFEMPLVVMFLTRLGILNPYRLAKARKLSYFLLIVVSILITPPDFISDFLVMIPLLVLFEVSVTLSAFVYKKRLTDETAAA from the coding sequence ATGGATAAAAAAGAAACCCATCTGATTGGGCATCTAGAAGAGCTTCGCCGCCGGATGATCATAACCCTCGCGGCATTTCTTCTATTTCTCATCACGGCTTTTTTGTTTGTGCAGGACATTTATGACTGGCTGATCAGGGATTTGGACGGAAAGCTGGCTGTGCTTGGCCCGAGTGAAATCCTCTGGGTGTATATGATGCTTGCCGGCATTTGTGCCATTGCGGCCTCCATTCCTGTTGCCGCGTACCAGCTGTGGCGTTTCGTTGCCCCGGCGTTGACGAAAACGGAGCGCAAGGTGACGCTCATGTACATACCCGGGTTATTTGCTTTGTTTTTGGCGGGCATTTCTTTCGGATACTTTGTCTTGTTTCCGATTGTGCTCAGCTTTTTGACTCATTTGTCTTCAGGCCATTTCGAAACGATGTTTACAGCTGACCGCTATTTCAGGTTTATGGTGAATTTGAGCCTGCCGTTTGGTTTTCTGTTTGAAATGCCTTTGGTGGTGATGTTTTTAACAAGGCTGGGCATCTTAAATCCCTACAGGCTGGCCAAAGCGAGAAAGCTGTCGTATTTTCTGCTGATCGTCGTGTCCATATTGATTACACCGCCTGATTTCATTTCTGACTTTCTCGTGATGATTCCACTTCTTGTCCTGTTTGAAGTGAGTGTCACCCTATCGGCGTTTGTCTACAAAAAGAGGCTGACAGACGAAACGGCGGCCGCTTAG
- a CDS encoding ABC transporter permease — translation MNLIRIELRKMKLGWYVRGALIANLILIGFLWLVCYSEKAESGVSFQSTEEAFLIIGTFVRAVFIVFGAVLISKLVISEYKNKTILVMFTYPISRKKLLTAKLIIAGGLTFITILLSNILIAADFFWLNSIYHFIPGELTSEIISQQAIKMAVFAFGAAGTSLVPIFFGMRKHSVPATIISSVVIVMLISSTSPGFSISSVVYIPLSLAAFGLFFSYMAIRNADKQDA, via the coding sequence ATGAATTTGATCAGAATCGAATTAAGAAAAATGAAGTTGGGCTGGTACGTCAGGGGTGCCCTCATTGCCAACCTGATTCTCATTGGCTTTTTGTGGCTGGTCTGTTATTCCGAAAAAGCCGAAAGCGGGGTTTCGTTCCAAAGCACGGAGGAAGCGTTTCTCATCATCGGCACTTTCGTCAGAGCGGTATTTATCGTTTTTGGCGCGGTGCTGATCTCAAAATTGGTGATTTCCGAATATAAAAACAAAACCATTCTTGTGATGTTCACGTACCCGATCAGCCGGAAAAAGCTGCTCACTGCTAAGCTTATAATCGCAGGCGGACTGACCTTTATCACAATCTTACTATCAAATATACTCATAGCCGCTGATTTCTTTTGGCTCAACTCGATCTACCATTTCATACCGGGAGAGCTTACTTCTGAAATCATTTCTCAGCAGGCCATAAAAATGGCGGTTTTCGCTTTTGGCGCCGCTGGAACCAGTTTAGTTCCCATCTTTTTTGGGATGCGTAAACATTCGGTTCCGGCAACCATCATTTCGTCTGTCGTGATTGTTATGCTTATCAGTTCAACAAGCCCGGGTTTCTCCATTTCGTCTGTTGTTTATATCCCATTATCTTTGGCAGCCTTCGGTTTGTTTTTTTCATACATGGCGATCAGGAACGCAGACAAACAGGATGCGTAA